A window of the Oncorhynchus mykiss isolate Arlee chromosome 15, USDA_OmykA_1.1, whole genome shotgun sequence genome harbors these coding sequences:
- the LOC110489534 gene encoding nuclear factor 7, brain: protein MATSSSALSDYLCCAICTEIFTDPVYLSCQHTFCKRCLEQSREAGLPRYCPECRAPIMERNFQINRLVRNMADQLRLEQGRQEHTRGQRPTGERRDECPEHGETMKLFCVTDRKLICLVCIGGRDHRGHTFKPMREAQQDLMTEVVSALAILKEDLNVAQHIRESQQRNISKRVEKSSQEKKKIRTQFEEEINKLKQREEQAMREIDMRYGLVNIKMEKRLTTIKRHVTDVKKRETSLQSGLDITNPRKFLQWWTEKGRATCDTRQVCPDIYKELWLEKPRQSKGCEYPDIHVPVIGRRELRKALNGQPIFSFK, encoded by the coding sequence ATGGCTACATCTTCCTCTGCCCTGTCCGACTACCTCTGCTGCGCCATCTGTACAGAGATCTTCACTGACCCTGTGTATCTCAGCTGCCAGCACACCTTCTGTAAGAGATGTCTTGAACAGAGCCGGGAGGCTGGACTCCCACGCTACTGCCCTGAGTGTAGAGCTCCGATCATGGAGAGAAACTTCCAGATCAACAGACTGGTTCGGAACATGGCGGACCAGCTGAGACTGGAGCAGGGTAGACAGGAGCACACCAGAGGACAAAGAcctacaggagagagaagagatgagtgtCCTGAGCACGGAGAAACGATGAAGCTGTTCTGTGTGACAGACAGGAAGCTgatctgtctggtctgtataGGAGGGAGAGACCACAGAGGACACACATTCAAACCTATGAGAGAGGCACAGCAGGATCTGATGACAGAAGTGGTCTCAGCATTAGCTATACTGAAAGAAGACTTGAACGTAGCGCAACATATAAGAGAAAGTCAACAAAGAAACATCTCTAAGAGAGTAGAGAAATCCAGccaagagaagaaaaaaatcagGACCCAGTTTGAGGAAGAAATCAACAAGCTGAAGCAGAGAGAAGAGCAGGCGATGAGAGAGATAGACATGAGGTATGGTCTTGTCAACATCAAAATGGAGAAACGTCTGACTACAATAAAGAGACACGTGACTgatgtgaaaaagagagagacctcGCTTCAGTCTGGACTGGACATCACTAACCCCAGGAAGTTCCTTCAGTGGTGGACAGAGAAGGGTCGTGCTACATGTGATACAAGGCAGGTTTGTCCAGACATCTACAAAGAACTCTGGTTGGAAAAACCAAGGCAATCTAAGGGCTGTGAATATCCTGACATCCACGTGCCTGTTATTGGCAGGAGGGAATTAAGAAAAGCCTTGAATGGACAACCTATTTTTTCTTTTAAATAG